The segment tccacagatctcagcctcctgagtagctagggttacaggcgtgatcTACCGGTGCTTGGCCAACGTTTCTAGTTAACCTGTGGTTATGCATGTGTGCAGATGGGTAGTAAGTCTAAGGCCTCATCCACAACTGTGCTTTTACATTGGGCTTACAGGTGTTACCTACTTCTGACATCTGAAGCAGTAAGCATTTCtatactcactttttttttttttggcaaatggAAATTGAAGCCCTCCAAACACAGCATAACTCTACTCAAGGCCAGTTTTGAAATTTTGTACTGTACCATTCAATTAGCCCCAGGGCAATGTGAATTCTTCAAGGTTAGAAACACTAGTTAGGGCTGCCAAGGAACCTGCCCTCTCTCTTTGTTCCTTGTCTACAGTTCATATTGATATTTAGAGATTGATTATCTGgtactcctcccaccccccatactggggttttaactccgggccttgagcttgctcagctagtgttctatcacatgagccatgccaccaacctgacattttgttgttgtttttattagctAACTGGAATAGGAGttgttcagacttttctgcccaggctggctttagctAGGATCCTCcagctgctctcagcctctggagtagcaggcttgagccaccaatgccaggctttACCTGGTGCTGGAATACAAAGGGTGTTGGGCTAGTGTCCGGTGGCTCCACATCTGTTTTCTTCCTCAAAAGGTCATCAGAAGTCACCTCCAAAATCCTCTACTGTTTTCTGTACTTTAATTTTGTGTGGTTTTATATTGACCTTGCAGTTGTTTTGTGTATTTGTCATGCTTATTCAGAGAAGTCGGGCAGTGCTACAGATTAGGCCAGGGGTTCACTATTTCTTCTTTAAAGTCTTTAGGGCTTAGCTGAGTTACAGTAGAAAGGATGAAAGGTTTGTGTATtacaagagaagaaaggaaagtgtgTCTATGTTAAAATGTACagtagtgggggctggggatatggcctagtggcgagagagcttgcctcatttacatgaggccttaggttcgattccccagcaccacatatacagaaaacggccagaagtggtgctgtggctcaagtggcagagtgctagccttgagcaaaaaggaagccagggacagtactcaggccctgagtccaaggcccaggactggccaaaaaaaaaaaaaaagtacagtagtGGAAAGTCATATATTTGatcccttggatttttttttttgggggggggggtggcagtactagggattgaactcagggtgtctTGCTGGCCGGGCAGCAGCTCTACCATTGGAGTCATGCCTCCCATCCTGAAACTCATATATGTAAACACTGATTTAAGTCATTCTTGCTAGCTTGTCATGCTCCATTTTCAAGAACTCATCAGCAAGCCTATGGAGTCAAAACTCAGCATGTCCCAAACTGTTTAGCTTAGATTTAGAGTTAAGGCCCCTTTACCGAGGATGCTGGGTAAAGGTTAGTGCACCCGTTGATCTGTCAGGCCAAAGGATCTTGGGTTAATATGTTTGCCACTAGACACACATGAGTCATTAACTTTTCATTCTTCACTTGCAATAAACTGGCCCTTGGTCGTGTTTTGGGTAAAGGTATTCCCTTTGAACGAATACTTCTAGACGATTCCTTTGTGATCCTCACATTATTTCCATCAAAGTGGAGCTAGCACCTAAACCGTGAACAGGGTTTCGGTTTCTGCTTTTCCGCAGGCTTCTGTCGCCTCTCAGTGCCGGGCTGCAGTCGGATATCCACACAAGTGCTTCTCTCGACATTTCCCGAAGATGggagaagaagaataaaattgtCTATCCTCCGCAACTTCCTGGAGAGCCTCGCAGACCGGCAGTAGGTTTGTGGGTAGAACTAACGCCCTTAGTTTTGGCAGGAgctcttatttatttagttttttgtttgttttttttaatgggggaGGGTGCTGAATTGGCCTGGGTTGCTGTGCctcagctcttctgctcaaggctggagctctaccacctgagccacacagctccagtCCCCGTGGCGACTGTTTTAAATAGAAGATAAAGCCTAACCAGCTAAATGCCCTTAAGATACCTTCTTCTAAATCCTTTTCCTATTCCTGCGGATAGAAATGTTGCACATGTTGGCACAAATTAGTCGTTTCATGGTTTCTGTTTCTTCCTTAGTAAACTTTTAACATagtaagacttaaaaaaaatgggacattggggctggagatatgactcagAAGGTAAGTGCTGGCTAGTGAGCAAAAGTGTCACGtattgagtttgagtcccagaccAAACGTAACAACGAAACTTACAAGGGGGGAAAAAGTCTCCAGATGTTTCATAGTTTTTTTATGTGGCAGCATTTTCATTAGGAGTTTTGGTAAGCCTACTGAAatttgcttccctccctctcccccccccatcctttttattttaaggaaatcTACCACTGTCGAAGACAAATTAAATACAGCAAAGACAAGATGTGGTATCTGGCAAAATTGGTAAGCTGAAATGATTTATTATATAGTTTTTACAAAAAGTTATAAGTTGCCCCAGAATTAAGACCATGAAAACATATTCTTCTTGAATGGGAGAAAAGTAAAATGTAGTTTTGTGCTCAGATAATGACTGGGGGTCATCAGAAGAGTATTTCCTTACagaaagatgttttttttttttttcaaatttttattatcaaactgatatacagagaggttacagtttcatacattaggcattggatacattacttgtactgtttgttacctcatccctcgtaccccacccccaccccagaaagATGTTTTTCCTTAGTTTTTAACCACTAAGAAACAAAGTCAGATGGGAAAGATaggtttgcttatttttttaaactcagaacctcactctctttttgctcaaggctgtcgctctaccatttgagccacagctccacttctggctttttggtggttaactggagataagaatctcacgggggctggggatatggcctagtggcaagagtgcacacctcgtatacaagaagccctgggttcgattccccagcaccacatatacagaaaacggccagaagtggcgctgtggctcaagtggcagagtgctagccttgagcaaaaggaagccagggacagtgctcaggccctgagtccaaggcccaggactggcaaaaaaaaaaaaaaaaaaaaaagaatctcacgggCCTaacttcctgggttggctttgagtcatgctcctcagattttagcctcctgggtagctaggattacaggcgtgagccactggcacctggtgagaGATAGATGCTTAAAAGAGTAATCAGagtgttgctgtggttcaagtggtagagtgctagccttgagcaaaagaaggtcaggggacagtgcccaggccctgagttcaagtcccagtaatcaGGGGTCTGCCTGTATCCAAAAACTCTAGAAGGGTTACTTCTCTGTAAAGGTTAATTCAACCTATTTTAAaggctttattttttccccctagaaagTGATGTTAatagatgaagagagagaaaagcaggagACATAAatgggcttcatgtattctaCAAGAAGAGGTGCCTTTAGTATTAGTGTGCTTGTTGCTAGCCTATGGTAGTTCTTTGTCATGTTTGTACTCTTTAAATACTATTGAAATTATtctaggctaggaatgtggcctactggtagagtgcttgtcttgtatacatggagccctgggttcaattctccagcaccatatatatagaaaaggccagaagtggcactgtggcccaagtggcagagtgctagccttgagcaaaaagggacagtgctcaggccctgagtttaagctccagaactgCCAAAGGGAGGGAATAATTATATTAGGGTTTATGggtaaaatgttttattaaaacttactattattattatttatttattttttgtgccaatagtagggcttgaactcagggcctgggcagttttcccatagctttttcactcaaggctgctacttctggcttttttcttgttaattggagacatgagtctcatgcttccctgcctgggctggcttgaaaccacgatcctcagatctcagcctcctgcgtagcgagggttacaggcgtgagctagtgACTCACAGCAAAATAGTTTTTTTACCTTACGTTACATTGCACCTTACAAAAGTATTTTTTACATTACATTAGTTAATACAGGGGAAGACTTCACTGTTACAATTTCCACACATGTTTATAATGTTTTTCAATTGGGTGTTAACCCAAaatgtttgatttttaatttaaagaggATAGTATCTCGTGAACCTTGGTGTTTTCTGCTTGGGTTTAATTCATTGCTTCCATAAATGACCTCAGATTGTGGAAGAGCTTTACTTTCCATTGGTGGAGGTGATTTGGGGATGAATGTGTTTATTCACTCTTCTGTGTGCCAACCTTTAATTCTAGATACGAGGAATGTCTATTGACCAGGCTCTGGCCCAGTTGGAATTCAGTGATAAAAAGGGCGCTCAAATAATTAAAGAGGTAAGCTCCTAAGACTTGGGGGTTGAGAGAGACAGGTATAGGCAGCTGTCTTGCAAGTGTTAGTAAGCTCAGCCTGAGTCCTGAATTTGATATCTTTTGGTGGTAATATATGTTGTGCCTTAGCAATTGCTATTTGAGAAGGAAGCTCGTGGAATCCCTTTCAGAACTTTTATCATTTGACAGTCTCTTTTAAAAGTGactataagggctggggatatggcctagtggcaagagagcttgcctcctatatatgaggtcctgggttcaattccccagcaccagtggcagagtgctagccttgagcaaaaggaagccagggacagtgctcaggccctgagttcaaggcccaggactggccaaaaaaaaaaaaaaaagtgactataagatgggctcacacctgtcatcctagctactcaggaggctgagatctgaggagaggatctcagtttgaagccagccagtagagaaaagtttatgagactctgatctctattaacctccagaaaagccaagagtggaagaatgctaaccttgaacaagaaagctcagggacaggcacccaggctctgagttcaaacctcagggctggcacacacaaaaaatgtaacTGTAAAATGGAGGCATGTGATTAGAAATattagagaggggctggggatgtggcttagctgtaaagcacttgcctagcatgcatgaagccctgggttccattccttcagcaccacatacacagaaaaggccagaagtggcgctctggctcaagtggcagagtgctagccttgagcaaaataagctcagggacggtgcccaggccctgagttcaagccctaggactaggggAAAAAAGTTACAGGGATCACATGGGATGAGCTGCTTACTTCTGTTGCAGTTGGACAGCAGCCTCATGTGAATGTCACTCTTGTCCTTGCTTAAGGTTCTCCTAGAAGCACAGGACATGGCGGTGAGAGAGCACAACGTGGAATACAGATCCAATTTATACGTCGGTAAGGTCGTTCGTGTCCTCATGTAACAGTGGTCTTTGACATCTGACTACTTAGGACTGGTCTCGCAAGGGGAAGTTGCTGGCCAGTGGCTTATTACTTTGGCCTTCCTTTTGTCTGTGGTGATCTGTCATGAGTGGTCATGGTTGTGATATTTTTATTCTTGCCCTTTTCTGTAACGAGATGGAGAGGGAAGTAAAGGAAAGGTCTGGCCAGTAATTATCAGGTAAATGGATTCCAACAATGGTAATTGGTTTTGtttctggtcttgaggcttgaactcaggacctgggctctgtccctggcttctttttgctcacggctagcactctcccacttgagccacagcgccgcttctggtgcCATTCTCAACCTGTCAGCGTCCCGAGGAGCTAGCATCCCAGGCATGAGCCGCGGCACCTGGCTGGAGTTCATAACTGAGTCCCGATTTCACTCAGCCCTCAGTGTGACTACGTCACTACCACCTTTCCCTTACTATCACAGATGTTCAAAGCACCTCAGCCTCGAGAGGGAAAGGCTTCTCCGGGCTTGCAGTTTGGAGGTTCTGGCTGATGGTtgattctctccctccccccactccccccgcaGCTGCGTCCACCTCAGGGAGAGGCCAGTGCCTGAAACGAATCCGCTACCACGGCAGAGGGCGCTGCGGCATCATGGAGAAGGTGTACTGCCATTACTTTGTGAAGCTGGTGGAggggcccccgccccctcccgaggCGCCCAAGACCGCCCTCTCCCACGCCCAGGAGTACATCCAGCAGCTTCGAAACCGCACCATCATCCACACCCTGTGACACGCTCAGACGCGCACCGGATATacttgtaaaaataaaagttaaagagAAACACTTTCCACGATGTGTCGTTGAATATCTGACTTGGGGCATATTAACTTGAGTTTTATGTGAGTAGCGTATAAGGCTTTGTCCATCTCGAGTCCCTGGTGTGTGAGAGGGTGAAACTTTAGGCATTGGAACAGGCTTGAGTGCAGCAGGCCTTTTAATACCTTGTGAAGGGAATGTAAGCTTTCTTACTGTTGTCCTGACAATGGTAGCTTTGATATACAGGCCTGATGGACGAGAAGCTTgtcctaatttcatttttctcttggcaCCAGGCGAACTGTGGTGGAGGGGAACGTGGCTTCATGGGGTTTTCAGTGCAAAAGTTTTAAGGCATGTGGCTCTGGTTTTCCTTTGACTATTGGCATAGACTGCTTGTGTgaggcattttctttttgttgttttagcaGTAACTTGACATCAGGAGTTACTAGATATCCTAATCTAAAATTCTAAAAGCGATTTAACTTTGAGAGCTTTCTCCTAGTTAAGTGAAGCCTGTCTTATGTCTCTCCACCCTCCACAGAAATTTTCTGTTATTTGTGTATCTTCTTCAGGATTGGTTTAAATTTTAAGGTGAATTCGACCGATGGAGAACTTAAGCCAACCTCAGCACTGCATTCTAAAATAAGGCAGTAGGTGGCGCTATCCACCTCTTATTAAGAGGGCTTAACACTGCTGAGTCCCACTgagagacttttttcttttttgtttggttttgggttttttttttgccagtcctggggcttgaactcaaggcctgagcactatccctggcgtctttttgctcaagggtagtactctgccacttgagccacagcaccacttccagcttttttctatatttgtggtgctgaggaatcgaacccagggcttcatgtatatgaagcgagcactttaccactaagccatattcctagccccctgatAGACCTTTTCATTGACAAGAAGCACTTGGTGCTCAGCCCTAGTCTGATGTGTCTAAAGCAGAGTGGTCCAGTTCCAGTGATTCTGACTTAGAGGGCCTTGTGAAGGGCTAGTTCTGTAGACCTGTGTAACACACAAGCACCTCCAGGTACTCTGCCGAAGATGATGACACTCCTAGATGACGCATGAAGCAGAAGGAAGGGTGTACTTTGAGAGGAATGTGTTAATTCGGCGGTAGACAGATCTACCTACAAGCTTATTTGCCAAGCACTGTGCTAGTTATGTAATTCTTCACAAAAATTAAGACTTGTTTTGCCACATTACAGAGCAAGAAATACAAAATTGAAATCGCTCTCACAGAACCACATAGCATGAAAAGAGTGGCATTATGGTTTAACTGGTTCTGCATTTCTAACGAAcagaacatttgtgtgtgtgtgtgtgtgtgtctcttcaACTGATCCATTTTTGTGGGTTAAAAGGCTTCAGGAAGGAATAAGCCAGACTTTAGGTTAGGTTCTTTTTGGGGCCTGAGCTGTTGTAGTTTGAAACACTCCTTAAGAAAGAAGGCCCTTCCCTTGCCGGCTTGCATTTCATTCGTGTAGCAAACAGGTCAGTGTTCTTTGACGTCAGCTTTCTGGATCGCTGggagagccaggtgtggtggcgtACACCTGTACTACCAGCATTGGGGAGCCGAGGTACGGAGATGGAGAGCTTGGGCAACATAGTGACACCTAGtctcaagaagaaaaatatgctTAAGAAATGGAAATTTCTGAATCCAGCTCTCAGACCAAGCCAACAAAAACATCTGGGATGGGGAGACAGGTCCTCTTTATTACCCCGGCGATTTCCGTGTTGGAGGATCCATTGGTTCCAAAGACCTCTGCTCTCTTTCGGCATAATGTTTCCTGACTCTCGGCCTCAGAGATTCGACGCCCTTAGGTATGAAATAAGCCAGGGGATGGCGTGAACATTTTATAAAGGAAGATACTGGAAACTTTTCAaagaaggtaagaaaaaaaaaacaactgaccttgaacttttttttgttttttttgccagtcctgggccttgaactcagggcctgagcactgtccctggcttttttttgcttgctcaaggctagcactctgccacttgagcctcagtaccacttctggccgttttctgtatatgtggtgctggagaattgaacccagggcctcatgtctatgaggtaagcgctcttgccactaggccatatcctcagtaGGATTTTTCTTACAGCATAAACATTAAggaccttttctttcctcctcaagGTCTGGttaggctcacacctgcaattctaactacccaggagtatgagatctgagaatcaaggttcgaaGCTACCCCGGGCGGACAAATCCAAGAgtctcttatccccagttaagcagccaaaagtcagaaatggaggtgaagctcaagtggtaaggtgccagccttgagtgaaaaagctgagggagaatAGGAGGGGCCTGAAGTCCAGCCTCAGTCCTGGCATAAAAAAGGTCTCTGTGTGCTGTGGGGTGCAGTGTGGGGGGTGTGGTATTTCTGGAGCTAGCTGAAATGCAGCAAACAGTGTACAAGGCTCAGCAGCTAAGACCCAAGGGGGAAAATGTGTGAAATGTACCACGAAcattagaaaaaacaaacaaacaaaaaaaggtgtgTTTCCTGGCTAGTGACAAAGAGCAGTGAGATGTTTTCCACCTATTTCATCTCTCCAGAGCAGTGCTaataacaagatttttttttttaaac is part of the Perognathus longimembris pacificus isolate PPM17 chromosome 25, ASM2315922v1, whole genome shotgun sequence genome and harbors:
- the Mrpl22 gene encoding 39S ribosomal protein L22, mitochondrial isoform X1, with the protein product MAAAVLGALGAAWMRNLRSRATPASGLLSPLSAGLQSDIHTSASLDISRRWEKKNKIVYPPQLPGEPRRPAEIYHCRRQIKYSKDKMWYLAKLIRGMSIDQALAQLEFSDKKGAQIIKEVLLEAQDMAVREHNVEYRSNLYVAASTSGRGQCLKRIRYHGRGRCGIMEKVYCHYFVKLVEGPPPPPEAPKTALSHAQEYIQQLRNRTIIHTL
- the Mrpl22 gene encoding 39S ribosomal protein L22, mitochondrial isoform X2, which encodes MWYLAKLIRGMSIDQALAQLEFSDKKGAQIIKEVLLEAQDMAVREHNVEYRSNLYVAASTSGRGQCLKRIRYHGRGRCGIMEKVYCHYFVKLVEGPPPPPEAPKTALSHAQEYIQQLRNRTIIHTL